A stretch of DNA from Shewanella sediminis HAW-EB3:
TTCATATATAGAACAGACATTGGTCACGATTTATCGTGTTTTTGAAACTTTATGTTTTCCATTTTGAACAAATCATCTAAAATCGTATGAATTTGCTTGTTATACACGTCAAAAATCAGGAGAAGAAGATGAAAGTTGTTGAGGTTAAGCATCCTTTAGTGCGTCATAAAATTGGACTAATGCGTGCGGGAGATATCAGCACTAAACGTTTCCGTGAGTTAGCCGCTGAGGTCGGAAGTTTATTGACCTACGAAGCAACAGCTGATTTTGCGACAGAAACTGTGACAATTGAAGGTTGGAACGGTCCTGTTGAGATTGAGCAAATAAAGGGTAAAAAAGTTACCGTAGTACCAATTCTTCGTGCAGGTCTTGGCATGATGGATGGTGTTCTTGAAAACATTCCAAGTGCACGTATCTCTGTAGTTGGTATGTACCGTGATGAAGAAACACTCGAGCCAGTGCCATATTTCGAGAAGCTTGCCAGTGATATGCCTTCACGTATCGCCTTGGTTGTCGATCCTATGCTTGCGACCGGTGGTTCTATGATTTCAACTATCGATCTTCTAAAAGATCGTGGTTGTACCGAGATAAAAG
This window harbors:
- the upp gene encoding uracil phosphoribosyltransferase, with amino-acid sequence MKVVEVKHPLVRHKIGLMRAGDISTKRFRELAAEVGSLLTYEATADFATETVTIEGWNGPVEIEQIKGKKVTVVPILRAGLGMMDGVLENIPSARISVVGMYRDEETLEPVPYFEKLASDMPSRIALVVDPMLATGGSMISTIDLLKDRGCTEIKALVLVAAPEGVEALQKAHPDVELYTASIDRCLNEQGYILPGLGDAGDKIFGTK